Proteins from one bacterium genomic window:
- the trxB gene encoding thioredoxin-disulfide reductase: METMFDTVIIGAGAAGLTAGIYTSRANMKSILLEKFVPGGQTALTAFVENFPGFPDGVSGFDLMENMRKQAVNFGLEVKTAEVKFINSKDDYFCIGTTVCELNTRTIIVCTGVRPRKLNVPGERELFGKGVSTCATCDGAFYRDMEVAVIGGGDSALDEGLYLTRFASKVHIIHRRDKFRAIPTYVMKAREHPKVVFHTDTVVTSINGAQSVESLSLRNVKTGVESTLPAAGVFLYIGLLPNTEMFRGLLDLDEGGFIRVDFNLQTSVPGIFAAGDVRVTPLRQIVTAASDGAVAAMASGKYLEHLE; the protein is encoded by the coding sequence ATGGAAACGATGTTCGATACGGTAATCATCGGCGCAGGAGCCGCCGGGCTGACCGCGGGAATCTACACGAGCCGCGCCAACATGAAGTCGATCCTTCTCGAAAAATTCGTTCCCGGCGGCCAGACAGCACTCACCGCGTTCGTCGAGAACTTTCCCGGCTTTCCGGATGGCGTATCCGGCTTCGATCTCATGGAAAACATGCGTAAGCAGGCGGTGAATTTCGGTCTCGAAGTAAAGACTGCGGAAGTGAAGTTCATCAACAGTAAGGACGATTATTTCTGTATCGGGACCACCGTATGCGAGCTCAATACGAGAACCATCATCGTCTGCACCGGAGTCCGTCCCCGCAAGCTCAATGTTCCCGGCGAGCGGGAGCTGTTCGGAAAGGGCGTTTCAACCTGCGCGACCTGCGACGGCGCTTTCTACCGTGACATGGAAGTCGCCGTGATCGGCGGCGGCGACTCCGCTCTTGACGAGGGACTGTATCTGACACGGTTCGCATCGAAGGTGCATATCATTCACCGCCGCGACAAATTCCGCGCGATACCCACATACGTAATGAAAGCCCGCGAGCACCCTAAAGTGGTATTCCATACCGATACGGTCGTCACATCCATAAACGGCGCTCAGTCGGTAGAAAGCCTTTCCCTCAGGAATGTCAAAACAGGCGTGGAATCAACGCTTCCCGCTGCGGGAGTCTTCCTCTATATCGGTCTCCTGCCCAACACCGAGATGTTCAGGGGACTGCTCGATCTCGACGAGGGCGGATTCATCAGGGTCGATTTCAATCTCCAGACCTCGGTGCCGGGGATTTTCGCCGCCGGCGATGTCCGGGTCACACCGCTCAGGCAGATTGTGACTGCTGCAAGCGACGGTGCTGTTGCCGCCATGGCCTCGGGGAAATACCTCGAACACCTCGAATGA
- the trxA gene encoding thioredoxin: MAKPMEVTADIFDQTVLKNPLPVIVDFWAVWCPPCKLIAPFLEEIAGEYEGRAVVCKVDVDKNQQLAQQYGIRSIPTLLFFKGGEIKNQVVGALPKNQLASHLDALL; this comes from the coding sequence ATGGCAAAACCGATGGAAGTGACCGCCGACATATTCGATCAAACAGTCCTGAAAAATCCTCTTCCGGTAATCGTCGACTTCTGGGCTGTCTGGTGCCCGCCCTGCAAGCTCATCGCGCCGTTTCTCGAAGAGATCGCCGGAGAGTACGAGGGTCGCGCGGTTGTCTGCAAGGTCGATGTCGACAAAAACCAGCAGCTTGCCCAGCAGTATGGGATCCGCAGTATTCCCACGCTCCTGTTTTTCAAGGGCGGCGAGATAAAGAACCAGGTTGTCGGCGCTCTTCCCAAAAACCAGCTTGCATCTCACCTCGATGCGCTCCTGTAG
- the holA gene encoding DNA polymerase III subunit delta, with amino-acid sequence MKLDNFAQIRVILLSGEEFQRSERLSEILEATVDPATRDFNLDTVYPDQFTNNRSDPGKITVEGLSALIQTFPMMAERRVVVVRDFDQLHKEIQKKACEIIKNTPETTLVIVEGEKASLSPKPPKDFFLGESFKRIYENQLPSWIRQRFTRRGRKVTDDAIALIVNNVGDGLRELDGEIEKITIAAGESVMINGGAVELVVGELKRHTVYTLSNAVGLGDFSETLRILTSLMETEKNRETFYLGALMSHIMKIALFNGLVRSGAPTNEAMKTVTDSPFLWKLNKMDAQARNFGQREVRRALSVLGRTESLLKKSGIDNRLLMELMIPFVMPKAEKTIIT; translated from the coding sequence ATGAAGCTTGATAATTTCGCACAAATACGGGTGATTCTCCTTTCGGGAGAGGAATTCCAGCGCTCCGAGCGCCTGTCCGAAATACTCGAAGCCACCGTTGACCCGGCTACCCGTGATTTCAATCTCGATACGGTTTATCCTGATCAGTTTACCAATAACAGATCTGATCCGGGAAAAATCACCGTTGAAGGATTATCGGCTCTCATTCAAACCTTTCCCATGATGGCTGAGCGGCGGGTTGTCGTTGTCAGGGATTTCGATCAGCTTCATAAAGAGATCCAGAAGAAAGCGTGCGAGATCATAAAAAACACCCCGGAAACAACCCTTGTAATCGTCGAGGGCGAAAAGGCATCGCTTTCCCCGAAACCGCCGAAGGACTTTTTCCTGGGTGAATCATTCAAGCGGATATACGAGAATCAGCTCCCCTCATGGATCAGGCAGCGGTTCACCCGGCGCGGCAGAAAGGTGACGGATGATGCAATCGCGCTTATTGTCAACAATGTCGGCGACGGGCTCCGTGAGCTTGACGGCGAAATCGAAAAGATAACTATCGCCGCCGGGGAAAGCGTAATGATAAACGGAGGTGCGGTCGAACTCGTTGTCGGGGAGTTAAAGCGCCATACGGTGTATACGCTGTCAAATGCGGTGGGACTCGGCGATTTCAGCGAGACGCTCCGTATCCTCACGAGTCTCATGGAAACCGAAAAGAACAGGGAGACCTTTTATCTCGGAGCGCTTATGTCGCACATCATGAAAATCGCGCTCTTCAATGGTCTTGTCCGCAGCGGCGCCCCAACGAACGAAGCCATGAAAACGGTGACCGACAGCCCGTTTCTCTGGAAACTCAACAAAATGGATGCCCAGGCGCGCAATTTCGGGCAGCGCGAGGTGCGGCGTGCTCTCAGCGTTCTTGGCAGAACGGAATCGCTCCTCAAAAAATCCGGCATCGACAACCGTCTGCTCATGGAGCTCATGATACCGTTCGTGATGCCGAAAGCGGAAAAAACGATAATAACTTAA
- a CDS encoding DUF2723 domain-containing protein, producing the protein MTAGTINKIIAACLLIIMLGVYIMTVAPTLSFWDCGEFITCSFIMGIPHPPGSPLLSLIGRVFSLIPFYDFRGEGLEEIAFRVNMIDVILGALTVMLTYLIMVRLIHKFRPPNGRRLDDAVTMFTAVITAFLVAFSDEFWSNAIETETYMPSLFMSMLAVWLTLRWDERKEDPKAVRYLFLASYLIGIGNGVHLTVLLIAPTVFLLVLFSKPQWFSEKKLWLYLAVFMILAAVIKLFTGLEILYFSMAVFAFAAPFILYRLSMGNRAQWMVVLLGLIFCGSLYIIGFSVYPTVMVRAGKSPIINEGNPDNWERYKLYMAREQYGQENMYIGIFTRNASFKYQFGYMYLRYLIQQFPKWGPTISVTFDNNRSADYPEQDVTIRDEVSISVLLLSLLIYGIYTHAREDWKRFSAFLIFFIVSSVGLALYLNMKNPQVRERAYFFLGSFYIISYWIGFGIYGVITDIQAWFQEKNSARLIAPVTVALFILFATIVPVSIASNHIDPKYTNWQAHDRTEDWAPFDYAYNILISCDKDAILFTNGDNDTFPLWYLQEVKGFRKDVRIVNLSLLNTDWYILQNTHESVSIPQEPVLLSKKEQEYVRPVSTERKTIPVQFSDDFIENTLCGHDDQDLALRVWPIEGKNVEAAGISWKLPTYHHDQNYGMIRIQDVMVYKIIEWVNWTRPIFFAVTVAQENKIGLDDYLAMEGMVSRLVKNSVAPGYPNVDVPVLDNNVFNVYKYRSLTDDSVYKPPNTLKLVTNYFIGFAQLCERYVSMGDKENATRAARGAIERTLHDLSKRVILYKIMWNGKITDELKEFLDNEIRNPDFIEGREGLLDERLQVAGLLDTLGEHDKASTVVRNETARLNLKNTSDKIEFGTRLFQNSLDSAAIEYFKEIIADDSTSVEAWKVYASLLYSTGQLGEAINALGHLGKLTPGDKSVQESIKILSEQERRKSLPDSQTMRQTPR; encoded by the coding sequence GTGACCGCAGGAACTATCAATAAAATCATAGCGGCGTGCCTTTTGATAATCATGCTCGGGGTATATATTATGACCGTGGCGCCGACACTCTCGTTCTGGGACTGCGGCGAGTTCATCACCTGCTCGTTTATCATGGGAATACCCCATCCGCCCGGATCACCGCTCCTTTCGCTCATCGGCCGTGTATTTTCACTTATACCTTTCTATGATTTCCGTGGGGAGGGTCTTGAAGAAATCGCATTCCGCGTCAACATGATCGATGTCATTCTCGGTGCGCTGACTGTCATGCTCACCTATCTCATCATGGTGCGCCTCATTCATAAATTCAGGCCGCCTAACGGCAGGAGGCTCGATGATGCGGTTACCATGTTCACCGCCGTGATAACTGCCTTTCTCGTTGCATTTTCCGATGAGTTCTGGAGCAATGCCATCGAAACGGAAACATACATGCCGAGCCTTTTCATGTCCATGCTCGCCGTATGGCTTACCCTGCGGTGGGATGAACGGAAAGAAGACCCGAAGGCTGTCCGGTACCTGTTTCTGGCTTCGTATCTCATCGGCATCGGTAACGGGGTTCACCTGACCGTTCTCCTGATTGCGCCAACGGTATTTCTCCTCGTGCTGTTCTCGAAACCGCAGTGGTTTTCGGAAAAGAAGCTCTGGCTCTATCTTGCCGTATTCATGATTCTGGCGGCGGTCATCAAACTTTTCACGGGGCTTGAAATCCTGTATTTCTCCATGGCTGTTTTCGCGTTTGCTGCTCCGTTCATCCTGTACAGGCTCTCCATGGGAAACCGTGCTCAATGGATGGTCGTGCTGCTCGGTCTTATCTTTTGCGGATCACTCTATATCATCGGATTTTCCGTCTATCCGACCGTCATGGTCCGCGCCGGGAAAAGCCCGATCATCAACGAGGGCAATCCCGACAACTGGGAGCGGTACAAACTCTATATGGCGCGCGAGCAGTACGGCCAGGAAAACATGTATATCGGCATATTTACCCGTAATGCAAGCTTCAAATACCAGTTCGGCTACATGTATCTGCGTTATCTCATACAGCAGTTCCCCAAATGGGGCCCGACCATCAGTGTTACCTTCGACAACAACCGGTCGGCGGATTATCCGGAACAGGATGTTACCATCCGTGATGAAGTCTCGATTTCGGTGCTTCTTCTTTCGCTTTTGATATATGGCATCTATACACACGCCCGTGAGGACTGGAAGCGGTTTTCCGCATTCCTGATCTTTTTCATCGTATCATCGGTCGGTCTTGCCCTCTATCTCAACATGAAAAATCCTCAGGTGCGCGAGCGTGCCTACTTTTTCCTCGGATCGTTTTACATCATCTCCTACTGGATCGGCTTCGGAATATACGGCGTCATCACGGACATACAGGCATGGTTCCAGGAAAAAAACAGCGCTCGTCTGATCGCTCCGGTTACCGTGGCTCTCTTTATCCTGTTTGCAACGATCGTACCGGTCTCGATCGCTTCCAATCATATCGATCCGAAATATACCAACTGGCAGGCGCATGACCGTACGGAAGACTGGGCTCCCTTTGACTATGCCTACAACATACTCATTTCGTGCGACAAGGACGCAATCCTCTTTACAAACGGCGACAACGACACTTTTCCACTCTGGTACCTCCAGGAGGTGAAAGGCTTCCGGAAGGATGTCCGTATCGTCAATCTCAGCCTCCTCAACACAGACTGGTATATTTTACAGAACACGCACGAAAGTGTGTCAATCCCTCAGGAACCGGTTCTTCTCAGCAAGAAGGAACAGGAATATGTGAGGCCGGTGTCGACCGAGCGGAAAACCATCCCTGTTCAATTCAGCGACGATTTCATCGAAAACACTCTCTGCGGTCACGACGATCAGGACCTCGCCCTCCGTGTATGGCCGATCGAGGGAAAAAATGTCGAGGCTGCGGGAATATCGTGGAAGCTTCCGACCTACCATCATGACCAGAATTACGGAATGATCCGTATTCAGGATGTGATGGTCTACAAGATAATCGAATGGGTAAACTGGACACGGCCTATCTTTTTTGCGGTGACTGTGGCCCAGGAAAACAAGATCGGGCTCGATGATTACCTTGCCATGGAAGGAATGGTATCGCGGCTCGTAAAGAATTCAGTCGCTCCCGGCTATCCCAATGTGGACGTTCCCGTGCTTGACAATAATGTATTCAACGTGTATAAATACCGGTCACTTACCGATGATTCCGTATACAAACCGCCCAACACGCTCAAGCTCGTTACCAATTACTTTATCGGATTTGCCCAGCTCTGCGAGCGGTATGTATCGATGGGCGACAAAGAAAACGCCACCCGGGCCGCGCGGGGAGCCATTGAAAGAACGCTCCATGATCTTTCAAAAAGGGTGATTCTGTACAAAATCATGTGGAACGGGAAAATCACCGATGAATTGAAAGAATTTCTCGATAACGAGATCAGGAATCCCGACTTTATCGAAGGCCGCGAGGGTCTTCTTGATGAGCGTCTGCAGGTGGCCGGTCTCCTCGATACCCTCGGAGAGCATGACAAAGCCAGCACTGTGGTCAGAAACGAAACCGCCCGGCTCAATCTGAAGAATACATCGGACAAGATCGAATTCGGAACGCGTCTTTTCCAGAATTCACTCGACAGCGCGGCTATCGAATACTTCAAGGAAATCATCGCCGATGATTCGACCAGTGTCGAGGCATGGAAAGTTTATGCCTCGCTGCTGTATTCAACCGGGCAGCTCGGAGAGGCTATCAACGCGCTTGGTCATCTGGGAAAACTGACTCCCGGAGACAAATCCGTACAGGAAAGCATTAAAATCCTGTCCGAACAGGAGCGCAGGAAGTCGCTCCCCGATTCTCAAACCATGAGGCAAACGCCCCGGTGA